CattggagggcgaggttgtcaCAGCTTAGACAGGCTTCACCAACCAAGTCCGCCTCGAACAAGAGCCCCTCGAAAGCCATCCCGCGCCAACAACTCAAAAACTCTTCTTTCACATCACGGCGGAATTTTCACTCTTCCAAAGCGAGGCGGGGGGATTCTGAGTCGGCCAAGAATGGGACTAAGACCACTGGGTCGCTGAGCCTGCGCGATAGGTTGAAGAAGCTATCGAGAGAGTACGGTTGGACGGCCATGGGTATCTACCTGGCTTTGTCTGTCTTGGACTTTCCGTTCTGCTTTCTGTTGGTGCGGACTGTGGGCACGGAGAGGATAGGTAGGAGCTACCCCAGTGTAGTATATACTGCTGGGACAATCAAAGCTGACTGGTGGCCTTGGCGTTGAACAGCTCATGTCGAAGAAGTAGTGGTGTCGAACGCAAAAAAGGTGATTCCGGAGCGAGTTCAGAATCGATGGAACGAGTATCGCAAGTCTTTGAAGGAAGCAAAGCAAGAGCTCACTGGCAAGGCTGATGCCGAAGTGGTGGGCCACGGCGTAGCCGAAGCGGAGGAAGCAAacaagggagagggagccAGTAAGTTCATGCGGTGCTTTTGTGCCATGTCACGACACGTAACCTAACATTTCGTCTAGGCTTGGCAACCCAGCTCGCGCTGGCTTATGCTATTCACAAAagcttcatcttcttccgCATTCCCTTGACAGCAGCTATCACTCCCAAGATCGTAAAGACCCTtcggggttggggctggcAAATCGGCAAGCGCCCGGTCAGGCCACACAAAAAGGCATCTGACTAGGACCTCGAGTAGGCTA
The sequence above is a segment of the Podospora pseudocomata strain CBS 415.72m chromosome 2 map unlocalized CBS415.72m_2, whole genome shotgun sequence genome. Coding sequences within it:
- the NAT2 gene encoding DUF1279 superfamily (EggNog:ENOG503P37U; BUSCO:EOG09265B4G; COG:S) yields the protein MLRTAFGTLEALVERSALSITRNTTGRQLWAKRISANTTNGLPWHWRARLSQLRQASPTKSASNKSPSKAIPRQQLKNSSFTSRRNFHSSKARRGDSESAKNGTKTTGSLSLRDRLKKLSREYGWTAMGIYLALSVLDFPFCFLLVRTVGTERIAHVEEVVVSNAKKVIPERVQNRWNEYRKSLKEAKQELTGKADAEVVGHGVAEAEEANKGEGASLATQLALAYAIHKSFIFFRIPLTAAITPKIVKTLRGWGWQIGKRPVRPHKKASD